One Anthonomus grandis grandis chromosome 14, icAntGran1.3, whole genome shotgun sequence DNA window includes the following coding sequences:
- the LOC126744620 gene encoding ectonucleoside triphosphate diphosphohydrolase 5 isoform X1: protein MPNSELRRRKVKEHNDKAIGKKKKAKTVTPSSIHTSLLCLILSGTILTLFLVIYTDEIPWHLANRVIDDAAKRFLGYYKPVHAVVIDAGSTGSRVLAYTFHKSYIGSNLVLDKELFEYNKPGLSSFAKEPKKGAAKIAALLELAKNEIPQEYWSKTPLIMKATAGLRLLPPEQAENLLTEVKKVFKETPFLTDDNSVEIMDGVDEGIFSWFTVNFLLNRINSNPANTVAALDLGGGSTQVTFAALTPSSLQHSDNIHKAVSPTGTVPVFTHSYLGLGLKAARKSVISHLNGDSANVTCECVNPVIKGRLFHYNGHDYYVSGLQEGYPTSKVLGSEMSVREEIPVVDFSKCTKIISAYIDEMVSIRKPPDELPSKAIFAFSYYYDKASQVGLIDFDKGGQIKIADFKKQAERVCHEANPEQPWICLDMTYIWLLLERGFELQLDTRIYLYKKIGGHEITWALGAAYDVLRKLNIL from the exons GTTAAAGAGCACAATGATAAAGCAATAGGAAAGAAAAAGAAGGCAAAAACTGTCACACCTAGCTCTATTCATACATCATTATTATGCCTGATTTTGAGTGGTACAATTTTGACTCTGTTTTTAG TGATTTACACGGACGAAATACCATGGCATTTAGCAAACAGGGTAATAGATGACGCAGCCAAAAGATTTCTTGGTTATTATAAGCCCGTACATGCAGTTGTTATAGATGCGGGAAGTACAGGATCGCGAGTTTTAGCCTATACATTTCATAAATCTTATATAg GTTCCAATTTGGTATTAGATAAGGAGTTATTTGAATACAATAAGCCAGGATTATCTTCATTTGCCAAAGAACCCAAGAAA GGAGCAGCCAAAATTGCAGCCCTTTTAGAACTTGCGAAGAATGAAATCCCACAAGAGTATTGGAGCAAAACACCCTTAATAATGAAAGCAACGGCCGGTTTGAGACTACTGCCACCAGAGCAAGCAGAAAACCTATTAACGGAAGTTAAGAAGGTATTCAAAGAAACCCCATTCCTTACTGACGATAATTCGGTTGAAATAATGGACGGCGTAGATGAAGGAATATTTTCTTGGTTTACAGTAAATTTCTTGTTGA atcgAATTAATTCGAACCCAGCGAATACGGTAGCAGCCTTGGACTTGGGCGGTGGTTCTACGCAAGTAACATTTGCCGCTTTAACACCGTCTAGTCTTCAACATTCGGATAATATTCATAAAGCTGTTTCGCCCACCGGTACCGTACCAGTATTTACCCATAGCTACTTGGGTTTGGGTCTTAAAGCGGCCCGAAAATCTGTGATATCCCATTTAAACGGAGACAGCGCGAATGTGACTTGCGAGTGCGTTAATCCCGTAATTAAAGGAAGGCTGTTTCATTATAATG gacATGATTACTATGTGAGTGGTCTTCAAGAAGGTTACCCAACCTCGAAGGTTTTAGGAAGTGAAATGTCGGTACGCGAAGAAATTCCTGTAGTGGATTTCTCGAAATGCACAAAAATCATATCCGCTTATATTGACGAAATGGTTAGCATTAGGAAACCCCCGGACGAGTTGCCTTCAAAAGCAATATTCGCTTTTAGCTACTATTATGATAAAGCCAGTCAGGTCGGACTAATTGATTTTGATAAGGGAGGACAAATTAAG AtagcagattttaaaaaacaagcgGAAAGAGTATGCCACGAAGCGAATCCGGAACAGCCATGGATATGCTTGGATATGACTTACATTTGGTTGTTACTTGAACGAGGCTTTGAACTTCAGTTGGATACGAGAATCTAT ctATATAAGAAAATCGGTGGTCACGAAATAACTTGGGCCTTAGGAGCGGCCTATGacgttttaagaaaattgaatatCTTGTGA
- the LOC126744622 gene encoding uncharacterized protein LOC126744622 isoform X1: MEGLDTASATVRNQDEFLKVFIKAYQNERILWDKNHPKYKSRQDREEAMHALLQKCIEYFPEADLDFVKTKIDNMRCVFRRERKKVLESKKNAKDDDEIYSPCLWYYYHLLFLVGEEVDDEEKGLREGKGRMHTWSKRDTTILIDLLKKYPDAYSSEYSGRVQRNKRTRAFKAIWEELKQQGIKHFDMLEVKNKVTTLRTQYRRECREREKNKGSKHVSRLWCYDLLLFLKDSWGSKKEEKDPDYPDDEDISDDDQFNETNDDTGNTEPLWLKCDNEATTGKTEKEEPMSPKDQQDDYFDTLGRNVAMKLRDMNPEQRMFAEHLINDVVYNGFMENLNVNYRLTCV; the protein is encoded by the exons ATGGAAGGACTTGATACAGCATCAGCCACCGTTAGAAATCAagatgaatttttaaaagtgtttatAAAAGCCTATCAAAATGAACGGATCCTTTGGGATAAAAACCATCCCAAATATAAGAGCAGGCAAGATAGGGAGGAAGCCATGCATGCATTACTTCAGAAATGTATTGAGTATTTTCCAGAAGCCGATTTAGATTTTGTAAAgacaaaaattgataatatgaGGTGTGTGTTTCGGCGTGAGAGAAAAAAG GTACTGGAAtcaaagaaaaatgcaaaagacGACGATGAAATCTATTCTCCTTGCTTGTGGTATTACTATCACCTGTTATTCCTGGTTGGGGAAGAAGTAGATGATGAGGAGAAAGGACTTAGGGAAGGAaag gGAAGAATGCACACTTGGTCTAAAAGAGACACGACCATTTTAATagacttacttaaaaaataccCCGATGCTTATTCGTCCGAGTATTCCGGAAGGGTGCAAAGAAATAAACGCACAAGAGCTTTTAAAGCGATATGGGAGGAACTAAAGCAGCAGGGAATCAAGCACTTTGACATGTTggaagttaaaaataaagttacaaCACTGAGGACGCAGTACAGGAGAGAGTGCAGAGAGAGGGAAAAGAACAAGGGATCAAAACATGTGTCTAGATTGTGGTGCTAtgatttgttgttgtttttgaAGGACTCTTGGGGTTCTAAAAAG GAAGAAAAAGACCCAGATTATCCAGATGATGAAGATATATCAGATGATGATCAATTTAATGAAACTAATGATGATACTGGAAATACTGAGCCACTG TGGTTAAAATGTGATAATGAAGCAACCACCGGAAAAACAGAAAAGGAAGAACCAATGAGCCCTAAAGACCAACAAGACGATTACTTTGACACATTAGGGAGAAATGTTGCAATGAAACTTAGAGATATGAATCCCGAACAAAGAATGTTTGCCGAACATCTTATAAACGATGTAGTTTATAATggatttatggaaaatttaaatgttaactATAGATTAACGTGTGTTTAG
- the LOC126744620 gene encoding ectonucleoside triphosphate diphosphohydrolase 5 isoform X2 encodes MGQVKEHNDKAIGKKKKAKTVTPSSIHTSLLCLILSGTILTLFLVIYTDEIPWHLANRVIDDAAKRFLGYYKPVHAVVIDAGSTGSRVLAYTFHKSYIGSNLVLDKELFEYNKPGLSSFAKEPKKGAAKIAALLELAKNEIPQEYWSKTPLIMKATAGLRLLPPEQAENLLTEVKKVFKETPFLTDDNSVEIMDGVDEGIFSWFTVNFLLNRINSNPANTVAALDLGGGSTQVTFAALTPSSLQHSDNIHKAVSPTGTVPVFTHSYLGLGLKAARKSVISHLNGDSANVTCECVNPVIKGRLFHYNGHDYYVSGLQEGYPTSKVLGSEMSVREEIPVVDFSKCTKIISAYIDEMVSIRKPPDELPSKAIFAFSYYYDKASQVGLIDFDKGGQIKIADFKKQAERVCHEANPEQPWICLDMTYIWLLLERGFELQLDTRIYLYKKIGGHEITWALGAAYDVLRKLNIL; translated from the exons ATGGGACAG GTTAAAGAGCACAATGATAAAGCAATAGGAAAGAAAAAGAAGGCAAAAACTGTCACACCTAGCTCTATTCATACATCATTATTATGCCTGATTTTGAGTGGTACAATTTTGACTCTGTTTTTAG TGATTTACACGGACGAAATACCATGGCATTTAGCAAACAGGGTAATAGATGACGCAGCCAAAAGATTTCTTGGTTATTATAAGCCCGTACATGCAGTTGTTATAGATGCGGGAAGTACAGGATCGCGAGTTTTAGCCTATACATTTCATAAATCTTATATAg GTTCCAATTTGGTATTAGATAAGGAGTTATTTGAATACAATAAGCCAGGATTATCTTCATTTGCCAAAGAACCCAAGAAA GGAGCAGCCAAAATTGCAGCCCTTTTAGAACTTGCGAAGAATGAAATCCCACAAGAGTATTGGAGCAAAACACCCTTAATAATGAAAGCAACGGCCGGTTTGAGACTACTGCCACCAGAGCAAGCAGAAAACCTATTAACGGAAGTTAAGAAGGTATTCAAAGAAACCCCATTCCTTACTGACGATAATTCGGTTGAAATAATGGACGGCGTAGATGAAGGAATATTTTCTTGGTTTACAGTAAATTTCTTGTTGA atcgAATTAATTCGAACCCAGCGAATACGGTAGCAGCCTTGGACTTGGGCGGTGGTTCTACGCAAGTAACATTTGCCGCTTTAACACCGTCTAGTCTTCAACATTCGGATAATATTCATAAAGCTGTTTCGCCCACCGGTACCGTACCAGTATTTACCCATAGCTACTTGGGTTTGGGTCTTAAAGCGGCCCGAAAATCTGTGATATCCCATTTAAACGGAGACAGCGCGAATGTGACTTGCGAGTGCGTTAATCCCGTAATTAAAGGAAGGCTGTTTCATTATAATG gacATGATTACTATGTGAGTGGTCTTCAAGAAGGTTACCCAACCTCGAAGGTTTTAGGAAGTGAAATGTCGGTACGCGAAGAAATTCCTGTAGTGGATTTCTCGAAATGCACAAAAATCATATCCGCTTATATTGACGAAATGGTTAGCATTAGGAAACCCCCGGACGAGTTGCCTTCAAAAGCAATATTCGCTTTTAGCTACTATTATGATAAAGCCAGTCAGGTCGGACTAATTGATTTTGATAAGGGAGGACAAATTAAG AtagcagattttaaaaaacaagcgGAAAGAGTATGCCACGAAGCGAATCCGGAACAGCCATGGATATGCTTGGATATGACTTACATTTGGTTGTTACTTGAACGAGGCTTTGAACTTCAGTTGGATACGAGAATCTAT ctATATAAGAAAATCGGTGGTCACGAAATAACTTGGGCCTTAGGAGCGGCCTATGacgttttaagaaaattgaatatCTTGTGA
- the LOC126744622 gene encoding uncharacterized protein LOC126744622 isoform X2, with protein sequence MEGLDTASATVRNQDEFLKVFIKAYQNERILWDKNHPKYKSRQDREEAMHALLQKCIEYFPEADLDFVKTKIDNMRCVFRRERKKVLESKKNAKDDDEIYSPCLWYYYHLLFLVGEEVDDEEKGLREGKGRMHTWSKRDTTILIDLLKKYPDAYSSEYSGRVQRNKRTRAFKAIWEELKQQGIKHFDMLEVKNKVTTLRTQYRRECREREKNKGSKHVSRLWCYDLLLFLKDSWGSKKEEKDPDYPDDEDISDDDQFNETNDDTGNTEPLKKRTKIV encoded by the exons ATGGAAGGACTTGATACAGCATCAGCCACCGTTAGAAATCAagatgaatttttaaaagtgtttatAAAAGCCTATCAAAATGAACGGATCCTTTGGGATAAAAACCATCCCAAATATAAGAGCAGGCAAGATAGGGAGGAAGCCATGCATGCATTACTTCAGAAATGTATTGAGTATTTTCCAGAAGCCGATTTAGATTTTGTAAAgacaaaaattgataatatgaGGTGTGTGTTTCGGCGTGAGAGAAAAAAG GTACTGGAAtcaaagaaaaatgcaaaagacGACGATGAAATCTATTCTCCTTGCTTGTGGTATTACTATCACCTGTTATTCCTGGTTGGGGAAGAAGTAGATGATGAGGAGAAAGGACTTAGGGAAGGAaag gGAAGAATGCACACTTGGTCTAAAAGAGACACGACCATTTTAATagacttacttaaaaaataccCCGATGCTTATTCGTCCGAGTATTCCGGAAGGGTGCAAAGAAATAAACGCACAAGAGCTTTTAAAGCGATATGGGAGGAACTAAAGCAGCAGGGAATCAAGCACTTTGACATGTTggaagttaaaaataaagttacaaCACTGAGGACGCAGTACAGGAGAGAGTGCAGAGAGAGGGAAAAGAACAAGGGATCAAAACATGTGTCTAGATTGTGGTGCTAtgatttgttgttgtttttgaAGGACTCTTGGGGTTCTAAAAAG GAAGAAAAAGACCCAGATTATCCAGATGATGAAGATATATCAGATGATGATCAATTTAATGAAACTAATGATGATACTGGAAATACTGAGCCACTG aaaaaaagaacaaaaattgtaTAG